Proteins co-encoded in one Papaver somniferum cultivar HN1 chromosome 5, ASM357369v1, whole genome shotgun sequence genomic window:
- the LOC113281057 gene encoding protein NUCLEAR FUSION DEFECTIVE 4-like — protein MNRFQGKFEGFFANRWLVFVAAMWVQSVAGIGYLFGSISPVIKSSLNYNQKQIARLGVAKDLGDSVGFLAGSLCEVLPIWAALLIGAMQNMIGYGWVWLIVTHRVPTLPLWAMCILIFVGTNGECYFNTAALVSCVQNFPKSRGPVVGILKGFAGLGGAIMTQVYALIYDPDHAGIIFMVAVGPTMVVIALMFIVRPVGGHRQPRPSDASSFTFIYSVCLVLAAYLMGVMLVEDLVDVSHSVIEIFTAILFILLILPIIIPVTLTFSGQRSSVEERLLPEAPLATVSSKDLSTEIIFSELEDEKSSEEESLSVNDRKKRIAQLQAKINRAAAEGAVRVKRRKGPHRGEDFTLTQALIKADFWLIFISLLLGSGSGLTVIDNLGQMSASLGYDNPHIFVSMISIWNFLGRIGGGFFSEIVVRDYAYPRPVSMAVAQVIMAIGHFFFAMGWPGAMHIGTLLIGLGYGAHWAIVPAAASELFGLKKFGALYNFLTLANPAGSLVFSGLIASSIYDHEAEKQAQMHSNLAHTSRGMLQRITDVIMAADEPLKCDGSICFFLTSMIMSGFCIVAVVLSLILVHRTKVVYASLYGKTGSFRT, from the exons ATGAATCGATTTCAAGGGAAATTCGAAGGTTTCTTTGCTAACAGATGGTTAGTATTTGTAGCAGCAATGTGGGTACAATCAGTAGCAGGGATTGGTTATTTATTTGGAAGTATATCACcagtaatcaaaagttcattgaATTACAATCAAAAACAAATTGCTAGATTGGGTGTAGCTAAAGATCTTGGTGACAGTGTTGGATTTTTAGCCGGTAGTTTATGTGAAGTTTTGCCTATTTGGGCTGCTTTATTGATTGGTGCTATGCAGAATATGATTGGTTACGGTTGGGTTTGGCTTATTGTTACTCATAGGGTTCCTACTTTGCCTCTATGGGCG ATGTGCATTCTTATATTTGTCGGAACAAATGGAGAGTGCTACTTCAATACCGCAGCACTGGTTTCTTGCGTTCAGAACTTCCCTAAGAGTCGAGGTCCAGTTGTTGGGATACTTAAGGGGTTTGCAGGTTTGGGTGGTGCTATTATGACTCAGGTTTATGCTCTGATTTATGACCCCGATCATGCAGGAATTATCTTCATGGTTGCTGTTGGGCCAACCATGGTAGTCATTGCTCTCATGTTCATTGTCAGACCTGTTGGTGGTCATAGACAGCCTCGGCCTTCTGATGCTTCAAGCTTCACATTTATCTACAGCGTGTGCCTTGTTTTGGCTGCCTATTTGATGGGAGTCATGCTTGTTGAAGATTTAGTTGATGTTAGCCACTCCGTGATCGAGATATTCACAGCTATATTGTTTATTCTCTTAATTCTGCCCATCATAATTCCTGTGACTTTGACATTCTCGGGTCAGAGATCTTCTGTAGAAGAAAGACTTCTACCTGAAGCTCCATTAGCAACCGTATCTAGCAAGGATTTAAGTACGGAAATCATTTTCAGTGAACTTGAAGACGAGAAGTCCTCGGAAGAAGAGTCGCTTTCAGTGAATGATAGGAAAAAAAGAATTGCACAGTTGCAAGCAAAAATTAATAGAGCTGCAGCAGAAGGAGCGGTGAGAGTTAAGAGACGAAAGGGTCCACATAGAGGCGAGGATTTCACCTTGACGCAGGCATTGATAAAGGCAGATTTTTGGCTCATATTTATTTCCCTTCTTTTGGGGTCTGGATCTGGCTTAACTGTTATTGATAATCTCGGTCAGATGAGTGCGTCTTTAGGATATGATAACCCACATATATTTGTATCCATGATCAGCATTTGGAATTTCCTTGGTCGTATTGGTGGTGGCTTCTTCTCCGAGATTGTTGTAAG GGATTATGCATACCCAAGACCAGTAAGCATGGCTGTGGCACAAGTCATAATGGCAATTGGGCACTTCTTCTTTGCTATGGGGTGGCCTGGAGCCATGCACATTGGTACGCTACTGATCGGACTTGGGTATGGTGCCCATTGGGCTATTGTGCCAGCTGCTGCATCGGAGCTTTTTGGACTGAAGAAATTCGGAGCTCTGTACAATTTCCTCACACTTGCAAATCCTGCAGGATCCTTGGTTTTCTCTGGTCTTATAGCTAGTTCTATATATGACCATGAAGCTGAAAAACAAGCTCAAATGCACAGCAACCTAGCGCACACTTCTAGAGGCATGCTCCAAAGGATTACAGATGTTATAATGGCAGCAGATGAACCACTGAAATGTGACGGCTCTATCTGCTTCTTCCTTACTTCCATGATAATGTCAGGATTTTGCATCGTCGCAGTTGTGTTGAGCTTGATTCTTGTTCACAGGACCAAGGTTGTGTACGCCAGTTTATATGGAAAAACTGGAAGTTTCCGTACATGA
- the LOC113281060 gene encoding stress-associated endoplasmic reticulum protein 2-like: MTTSRRLADRKVERFEKNITKRGFVPETTVKKGNDYPVGPIVLGFFVFVVIGSSLFQIIRTATTGGMA; encoded by the exons ATG ACAACTTCAAGGCGTCTAGCAGATAGGAAGGTGGAGAGATTTGAGAAGAATATTACTAAGAGAGGATTTGTGCCTGAGACAACTGTCAAGAAAGGAAATGATTATCCTGTTGGACCCATTGTGCTTGGGTTTTTCGTCTTTGTCGTCATTGGATCAT CTCTATTTCAAATAATTCGAACTGCAACAACTGGAGGGATGGCTTAA
- the LOC113281059 gene encoding nuclear transcription factor Y subunit C-1-like has protein sequence MESNTNSSNSQQGQPSPFPPQAPFHHLLQQQQQQLQMFWTYQRQEIEQVNDFKNHQLPLARIKKIMKADEDVRMISAEAPILFAKACELFILELTIRSWLHAEENKRRTLQKNDIAAAITRTDIFDFLVDIVPREEMKEEAGLGLMGGATASGVPYYYPPVGQTAPGVMMGRPAMPGMDPNMYVHQPSQAWQSVWQSDEGPYGNIGGTTGQAANMDEQGYVDQQTSDS, from the coding sequence ATGGAGAGCAAcacaaacagcagcaacagccaACAAGGTCAGCCATCACCATTTCCACCACAAGCACCATTTCATCATCTCttgcaacagcagcaacaacagcttcAAATGTTCTGGACTTACCAAAGACAAGAGATTGAACAAGTGAATGATTTCAAGAACCACCAACTTCCTTTAGCTAGAATCAAGAAGATCATGAAAGCGGATGAAGATGTCCGCATGATATCAGCTGAAGCACCAATCTTATTTGCAAAAGCTTGTGAACTTTTCATACTTGAGCTCACTATAAGATCCTGGCTTCACGCCGAGGAAAACAAGCGTCGGACACTTCAGAAGAATGATATTGCAGCTGCAATTACTCGTACTGATATTTTCGATTTCTTAGTTGATATTGTACCCAGGGAAGAGATGAAAGAGGAAGCAGGGTTGGGGCTTATGGGAGGTGCTACTGCTAGCGGAGTCCCTTATTATTACCCTCCAGTTGGGCAGACCGCACCAGGCGTTATGATGGGCCGACCAGCAATGCCTGGTATGGATCCGAATATGTATGTTCATCAACCGTCACAGGCGTGGCAATCAGTTTGGCAATCAGATGAAGGGCCGTATGGAAATATCGGTGGCACAACCGGGCAAGCAGCCAATATGGATGAGCAGGGGTATGTGGATCAACAAACTTCCGACTCTTAG
- the LOC113281058 gene encoding uncharacterized protein LOC113281058: MECNRDEANRAKEIAERKFTARDVVGAKKFALKAQNLFPGLEGISQMLSTLDVHLSGEIKIGDEADWYGILGVNPKADDDTVRKKYRKLALMLHPDKNKSIGAEGAFKLISEAWSLLSDKTKRIMYDQRRSLKTSQQKVPSASGVSSATPPGANGFHNFPNPSSNVKAHKTTTKAAPAPAPAPAPAPAPPRHSKPNTFWTACHRCKMQYEYLRVYQNHKLLCPNCHEPFLAVETQAPPVNASNASGHWQPPKQRQNSNHNSNKSSGGSGRKSSSSAANMGSDPSNQSKWSPFSGTASGGSATASAAAAAQAASVVQQAYEKVKREREEAQAAGRRQEALRKKNSHGSKRTASNSGAGTHDMKAKRRRNGDENVGKQTASGAGMASGSGIMRNFLEKDRANSLPNSTRDLSQLELRNMLIEKARRQICKKLDECKSAAAGMATEKEKGKPEVIKDRKKEGEEVKETASVEVDASDQSKGVESVDVKKLSSNGSPSIDTDSVVSETVARNTMSITVPDPDFHDFDRDRCEKCFGTNQVWAAYDDDDGMPRYYAIIHKVISVNPFKMRISWLNSKTNTELGPLNWTGSGFSKTCGDFRVGKHEFNSSLNSFSHKVKWTKGPRGVVIIFPKKGDVWAVYRNWSPDWNELTPDEVIHKYDMVEVLEDYTEDQGVVVIPLVKVAGFKTVFHRHLNTREVRNIHREEMFRFSHQVPSCLLTGSEAPGAPKGCRELDPAATPVELLQIVTEAKEEMVDTAEEETKAKHREVDVVEIVEEEITVDTKEKMVPAGENEENVVEIVKEEMMMEAKEKMIIEDSKESDVMEIVDEDIELPEEEDVMEIVEDEIMILEGEGRKTKDYNSSRNRMIRSLFEQEEDTVEIAVEEMMEEVKEREIIDEEEEPMEEDSVEIPDVGEPKEEKVSKNAEKQRAGDDIEGTIKETGEEIVKNVSDQLVKNNEKLKDAKTGEEVTPEPKDKQSMKNREQQGVSEAQEEMEQVRLRSSEEMAQSSVV, from the coding sequence ATGGAGTGTAACCGAGATGAGGCCAATAGGGCAAAAGAAATCGCAGAGAGAAAGTTTACAGCTAGAGATGTGGTTGGTGCTAAGAAGTTTGCATTAAAAGCGCAAAATTTGTTCCCTGGCCTCGAGGGTATTTCACAGATGCTATCGACACTTGATGTGCACCTCTCTGGGGAGATTAAAATAGGCGACGAAGCAGATTGGTATGGGATTCTAGGTGTGAATCCCAAGGCTGATGATGATACAGTCAGGAAAAAGTACCGTAAACTGGCTCTGATGCTCCACCCCGACAAGAACAAGTCAATTGGAGCCGAAGGAGCGTTTAAGCTCATCTCAGAAGCGTGGAGTTTACTGTCTGATAAAACCAAAAGAATCATGTATGATCAGAGGAGATCTTTGAAAACATCCCAGCAAAAGGTCCCATCGGCAAGTGGAGTTTCTTCGGCGACTCCACCTGGTGCAAACGGCTTTCATAATTTCCCCAACCCTTCTTCCAATGTTAAGGCTCATAAGACGACTACTAAAGCAGCTCCAGCTCCAGCTCCAGCTCCGGCTCCGGCTCCTGCACCGCCTCGTCATTCAAAACCCAATACATTCTGGACTGCTTGCCATAGATGCAAGATGCAGTACGAGTATCTGCGGGTTTATCAAAATCACAAACTCCTTTGTCCCAATTGTCATGAACCCTTTTTGGCAGTAGAAACGCAGGCCCCACCAGTAAATGCTTCTAATGCATCTGGCCATTGGCAGCCTCCTAAGCAACGTCAGAACTCCAATCATAATTCAAACAAGAGTTCTGGTGGATCAGGGAGGAAATCATCTTCTTCTGCTGCTAATATGGGATCAGATCCATCCAATCAATCAAAATGGAGTCCCTTTTCTGGAACAGCTAGTGGTGGAAGTGCTACTGCCtcggctgctgctgctgcccaagCTGCAAGTGTGGTTCAGCAGGCATATGAAAAAGTCAAAAGAGAGCGTGAGGAGGCTCAAGCAGCAGGCCGAAGACAAGAAGCCCTTCGGAAGAAGAACAGCCATGGTTCAAAGAGGACAGCTAGCAATTCTGGTGCTGGTACTCACGACATGAAAGCTAAGAGGAGGAGGAATGGAGATGAAAATGTAGGGAAGCAAACAGCATCAGGAGCTGGCATGGCTAGTGGGTCAGGAATTATGCGCAATTTCTTAGAGAAGGATCGAGCTAATAGTTTGCCTAACAGCACAAGGGACTTGTCGCAGCTTGAGCTCAGGAATATGCTGATAGAAAAGGCTAGGCGGCAAATTTGTAAGAAGTTAGATGAATGCAAGTCAGCTGCTGCAGGCATGGCTACAGAGAAAGAGAAAGGAAAGCCAGAAGTCATTAAAGATCGGAAGAAAGAGGGAGAGGAAGTGAAAGAAACGGCTAGTGTAGAAGTTGACGCCAGTGATCAGAGCAAGGGTGTTGAATCTGTGGATGTCAAGAAATTATCATCAAATGGATCACCCTCTATTGATACAGATAGTGTTGTTTCTGAAACTGTAGCTCGTAATACCATGTCAATTACAGTTCCAGATCCGGATTTTCACGACTTCGACAGGGATAGATGTGAAAAATGTTTTGGAACTAACCAAGTTTGGGCTgcatatgatgatgatgacggAATGCCTCGCTACTACGCAATTATTCACAAAGTGATTTCTGTAAATCCATTTAAAATGCGGATAAGCTGGCTCAATTCCAAAACCAACACTGAATTGGGCCCATTAAATTGGACTGgttctggattttccaaaacctgTGGAGATTTCAGGGTTGGTAAACATGAGTTTAATAGCTCACTCAATTCTTTCTCGCATAAAGTTAAATGGACTAAAGGTCCGCGCGGGGTGGTCATTATATTTCCTAAAAAGGGTGATGTGTGGGCTGTATATCGTAACTGGTCCCCTGACTGGAATGAGCTTACCCCAGATGAAGTTATACATAAGTATGATATGGTGGAGGTACTCGAGGATTATACGGAGGATcaaggtgtggttgttatacctttAGTCAAGGTTGCTGGTTTCAAGACAGTTTTTCATAGGCACTTGAACACCAGGGAAGTCAGGAATATCCACAGAGAAGAGATGTTCCGGTTCTCTCATCAAGTTCCGTCTTGCTTACTTACAGGTTCAGAAGCGCCAGGCGCTCCAAAAGGTTGCCGGGAGCTGGACCCTGCTGCTACTCCTGTGGAACTTCTACAGATAGTAacagaagccaaagaagaaatgGTGGATACTGCTGAAGAAGAGACTAAGGCAAAACACAGAGAAGTGGATGTTGTGGAGATTGTTGAAGAAGAGATCACAGTTGATACAAAAGAGAAGATGGTTCCTGCAGGAGAAAATGAGGAAAATGTTGTGGAGATTGTTAAAGAGGAGATGATGATGGAAGCTAAGGAGAAAATGATAATAGAAGATTCTAAGGAAAGTGATGTTATGGAGATTGTTGATGAAGACATAGAGCTACCTGAGGAGGAGGATGTTATGGAGATTGTTGAAGACGAGATAATGATTTTAGAAGGTGAAGGTCGTAAGACTAAAGACTATAATTCAAGCAGAAACAGAATGATCAGATCATTGTTTGAACAGGAAGAAGATACTGTCGAGATAgctgtagaagaaatgatggaggaAGTTAAGGAGAGAGAAAttatagatgaagaagaagaacccatGGAAGAAGATTCTGTTGAGATTCCTGATGTAGGGGAGCCTAAGGAGGAAAAAGTTTCTAAGAATGCAGAAAAACAGAGGGCAGGAGACGATATAGAAGGTACAATAAAAGAAACTGGGGAGGAGATTGTGAAGAATGTTTCTGATCAGCTTGTAAAAAATAATGAAAAGCTGAAGGATGCAAAGACCGGTGAAGAGGTAACCCCTGAACCCAAGGACAAACAGAGCATGAAGAACCGTGAACAACAAGGAGTGTCAGAAGCTCAGGAAGAGATGGAGCAGGTCAGATTGCGGTCAAGTGAAGAGATGGCTCAAAGTTCTGTAGTATAG